One part of the Acinetobacter sp. XS-4 genome encodes these proteins:
- a CDS encoding phosphomannomutase/phosphoglucomutase: MNVRHSFPKSIFRAYDIRGKLSYLTADVVRSIAYGLAQQYKQAKQTQLVVGYDARLTSPAYAHLIEEILIEQGLKVTNIGCCSSPMMYYIARDFGGNGIMVTASHNPKSDNGIKWILKGEPPSPEMIQQVGENAQTYVPTHSISVLELTLPQFKAEFCQKYQQAIFKDIQLKRPLKVILDGLHGSAGHCSKLILEKMGCEVIALRTNPNGEFPDHAPDPSHAAHLTHLRKAVVEQQADIGIALDGDGDRVVLVDEKAQILTADRLLSLFAQMCLEQHPEQEIVFDVKCSRMVQKTVEQLGGKAKMIRTGSSFLRAYLSQSNGRAIFGGEYAGHYVFNDGRGFGYDDGLYAALRVMEYFTQSSATTISELFAPYPERCCTEDTYIGTYQSDPKYVLQDIEILSHRLGARISKIDGVRLDFDDGFGIIRASNTGEYFTVRFDADNPLRLKEIQQKFVDMLQEHYPQIAQELSEA, translated from the coding sequence ATGAATGTAAGACACTCTTTTCCAAAAAGTATTTTTCGTGCTTACGATATTAGAGGCAAACTTTCTTACTTAACCGCGGACGTTGTTCGTTCGATTGCCTACGGATTGGCACAACAATACAAACAAGCAAAACAAACTCAATTAGTGGTTGGCTATGACGCTCGTCTCACAAGTCCAGCTTATGCCCACTTAATTGAAGAAATTTTAATAGAACAAGGTTTAAAAGTTACCAACATTGGCTGTTGTTCATCACCAATGATGTACTACATTGCGAGAGATTTTGGCGGCAATGGTATTATGGTGACCGCAAGCCATAATCCAAAGTCAGATAATGGTATTAAGTGGATTTTAAAAGGTGAACCGCCGTCTCCCGAAATGATTCAGCAGGTGGGGGAAAATGCCCAAACGTATGTACCAACTCATTCCATTTCTGTACTTGAGCTAACCCTACCTCAATTTAAAGCTGAGTTTTGTCAGAAATATCAGCAAGCCATTTTTAAAGATATTCAATTAAAACGTCCTTTAAAAGTTATTTTAGATGGTTTACATGGCTCTGCTGGCCACTGCTCAAAATTAATATTGGAAAAAATGGGCTGTGAAGTGATTGCTTTACGGACTAATCCAAATGGCGAGTTTCCAGATCATGCACCAGACCCTTCGCATGCAGCCCACTTAACTCATTTGCGTAAAGCAGTGGTTGAGCAGCAGGCAGATATTGGTATTGCTCTGGATGGTGATGGAGACCGTGTTGTTTTAGTGGATGAAAAAGCCCAGATATTGACTGCGGACCGTTTGTTGTCACTTTTTGCGCAAATGTGCTTAGAACAACACCCCGAGCAAGAAATTGTTTTTGATGTGAAATGTTCACGTATGGTTCAAAAAACAGTCGAACAACTCGGCGGAAAAGCAAAAATGATCCGTACTGGAAGTAGTTTCTTACGCGCTTATTTATCTCAGTCAAATGGACGCGCTATTTTTGGTGGAGAATATGCAGGCCACTACGTTTTTAATGATGGGCGTGGTTTTGGCTACGACGATGGCTTATATGCTGCATTACGTGTAATGGAATATTTTACCCAATCTAGTGCAACAACAATTTCTGAATTATTTGCTCCTTATCCAGAAAGATGTTGTACAGAAGATACTTATATTGGTACATATCAGTCCGATCCGAAGTATGTATTACAAGATATTGAAATTTTAAGTCATCGTTTAGGTGCTCGAATCAGTAAAATTGATGGCGTACGTCTTGATTTTGATGATGGTTTTGGCATTATTCGAGCATCAAATACTGGTGAATATTTTACAGTAAGATTTGATGCAGATAATCCTTTACGATTAAAGGAAATCCAGCAAAAATTTGTAGATATGTTGCAAGAGCACTATCCGCAAATTGCACAAGAACTTTCAGAGGCCTAA
- a CDS encoding RnfH family protein translates to MEKAQQVWVAFAAPEQQFLVAIPFEAGMTALQAVEASGLQKQVSLPEPLQLGIFGAKVEAHAILQAGDRVEVYRPLTINPKDIRRNRAEKNPVGRYIKSNRLKQ, encoded by the coding sequence ATGGAAAAAGCTCAGCAAGTGTGGGTTGCTTTTGCAGCCCCAGAGCAACAGTTTTTAGTTGCTATTCCATTTGAAGCTGGAATGACAGCATTACAAGCAGTTGAAGCGAGTGGGCTGCAGAAACAGGTAAGTTTACCTGAGCCATTACAACTTGGCATATTTGGTGCCAAAGTTGAGGCACATGCAATTTTACAAGCAGGCGATCGGGTAGAGGTTTATCGACCTTTAACGATTAATCCTAAGGATATACGCCGTAACCGCGCCGAGAAAAATCCTGTGGGGCGATATATTAAAAGTAATCGCTTAAAGCAATAA
- the argB gene encoding acetylglutamate kinase — translation MPQHQHIGVDKAKILIEALPYIQRFTGKTLVVKYGGNAMTDPELESSFARDIVLLKTVGLNPIVVHGGGPQVDSFLKQLGRESDRIDGMRVTDAATMEVVEMVLGGSVNKSIVNLINKHGGRAIGLTGKDGNLLRARKLLMEKQEEDGSIKHIDLGMVGEVTGVKTDVLEMFTQSDFIPVIAPLGVDEEGNTYNINADLVAGKVAEALGAEKLILLTNITGVLDENKNLLTGLSTQEVDRLIETGVIYGGMIPKVGCALDAVKGGVVSAHIVDGRVPHATLLEIFTDHGVGTLISNRSKTA, via the coding sequence ATGCCCCAACATCAGCATATCGGTGTCGACAAAGCAAAAATCTTAATTGAAGCTTTGCCGTATATTCAACGCTTTACTGGTAAAACGCTGGTGGTGAAATACGGTGGCAACGCAATGACTGATCCGGAGCTAGAAAGTTCATTTGCCCGAGACATCGTTTTACTTAAAACTGTCGGGTTAAATCCGATTGTTGTTCACGGTGGTGGGCCACAAGTTGACTCATTTTTAAAGCAGTTAGGCCGTGAGTCTGATCGTATTGATGGTATGCGTGTAACTGATGCTGCAACCATGGAAGTGGTTGAAATGGTATTAGGCGGCAGTGTAAATAAATCAATTGTTAACCTGATTAATAAACATGGTGGCCGTGCAATTGGTTTAACGGGTAAAGACGGTAACTTACTTCGTGCCCGTAAATTACTTATGGAAAAGCAAGAAGAAGACGGCTCTATCAAACATATCGACTTGGGTATGGTTGGTGAAGTGACAGGCGTTAAAACTGATGTATTGGAAATGTTCACCCAAAGTGACTTTATTCCAGTGATTGCGCCATTAGGCGTAGATGAAGAAGGTAATACGTATAACATTAATGCTGATTTAGTTGCAGGTAAGGTTGCAGAAGCTCTAGGCGCTGAAAAGTTAATTTTGCTTACCAATATTACTGGTGTGCTTGATGAAAATAAAAATCTGTTAACTGGCCTTAGTACGCAAGAGGTTGATCGCCTCATTGAAACAGGCGTGATCTATGGCGGTATGATTCCTAAAGTAGGCTGTGCACTTGATGCTGTTAAAGGTGGCGTTGTGAGTGCGCATATTGTTGATGGTCGCGTACCACATGCAACCTTACTTGAAATCTTTACTGATCATGGGGTTGGAACGCTCATTTCTAACCGCAGTAAAACTGCTTAA
- the dut gene encoding dUTP diphosphatase — MKVQVKLLDPRLGKEWPLPSYATAGSAGLDLRACVDEAIDIEPGQTVLVKTGMAIYIHDVNFAGLILPRSGLGHKHGIVLGNLVGLIDSDYQGELMVSVWNRGQTTFRLEPGERLAQYVLVPVVQAEFEQVEEFEETLRGAGGFGHTGKQ; from the coding sequence ATGAAAGTTCAAGTGAAATTGCTCGATCCGCGTTTAGGTAAAGAATGGCCTTTACCTTCATATGCAACAGCAGGTTCAGCGGGTTTAGATTTACGTGCCTGCGTCGATGAAGCAATTGATATTGAACCAGGACAAACTGTTTTAGTTAAAACAGGTATGGCAATTTATATTCATGATGTAAATTTTGCTGGTTTAATTTTACCGCGTTCAGGTTTAGGTCATAAACACGGTATCGTGCTTGGTAATTTAGTTGGTTTGATTGATTCAGATTATCAAGGTGAATTGATGGTTTCTGTTTGGAACCGTGGTCAAACCACATTCCGTTTAGAACCAGGCGAGCGTTTGGCACAGTATGTTTTAGTGCCAGTCGTACAAGCTGAATTTGAGCAAGTAGAAGAGTTTGAAGAAACTTTACGTGGCGCTGGCGGCTTTGGTCACACAGGTAAACAATAA
- a CDS encoding class II glutamine amidotransferase yields the protein MCQLLGMNCATPTDITFSFRGFSQRAGITSDHSDGFGIAFFEDKACRLFVDNQSAVESPIADLIRNYPIKSRNVIAHIRKATQGKITLENSHPFIRELWGRQWIFAHNGDLHDFDPPLSGRFTPVGNTDSERAFCYLLDQLVEAFGYEEPSLEQIFEVLEKISPQIAEYGTFNYCLSNGKALFSYAITKLHWLVREYPFNQAHLIDLDVEVDFSQVTTPEDRVAVITTEPLTHNENWTAYQPGEMILFQYGKPIKKAITHVERLKREQENPALKRINRADQY from the coding sequence ATGTGCCAGCTATTAGGAATGAATTGTGCAACACCAACGGACATCACTTTTTCTTTCCGTGGGTTTTCACAGCGTGCAGGAATTACCTCAGACCATAGTGATGGATTTGGTATTGCATTTTTTGAAGATAAGGCTTGTCGACTATTTGTTGATAACCAGTCGGCAGTGGAATCTCCAATTGCCGATCTTATCCGTAATTATCCTATTAAATCACGTAATGTGATCGCGCATATTCGTAAAGCGACTCAAGGTAAAATTACATTAGAAAACTCTCATCCCTTTATTCGAGAGTTGTGGGGCCGTCAGTGGATTTTTGCCCATAATGGTGATTTACATGACTTTGATCCACCCCTGAGTGGACGTTTTACACCTGTAGGGAATACTGACAGTGAACGCGCATTTTGTTATTTGCTCGATCAACTCGTTGAAGCTTTTGGTTATGAAGAACCAAGTCTTGAACAGATATTTGAAGTATTAGAAAAAATTTCTCCACAAATTGCTGAATACGGCACATTTAATTATTGCTTATCGAATGGTAAAGCATTGTTTAGTTATGCGATTACTAAATTACATTGGTTGGTTCGAGAATATCCATTTAATCAGGCTCATTTAATTGATTTAGATGTTGAGGTTGACTTTAGTCAGGTAACAACTCCTGAGGATCGTGTAGCAGTAATAACAACGGAACCTTTAACACATAATGAAAATTGGACAGCTTATCAACCTGGTGAAATGATTTTATTTCAATATGGTAAGCCAATTAAAAAAGCAATTACTCATGTTGAAAGATTAAAGCGTGAGCAGGAAAATCCAGCACTTAAGCGTATTAATCGTGCAGATCAATATTAA
- the bamE gene encoding outer membrane protein assembly factor BamE: MQKIVLTLLVTSLLAGCSIFGVYKVDIPQGTPLTKAQASQVQVGMNFQQVRFLLGSPTVTDPLNPQRWDYIYNYIPGTYAKKAKIPAAHGQHLKIYFDGTGTVTKIEGLETIPESQPGLPASKEAILTAPPL; the protein is encoded by the coding sequence ATGCAAAAAATCGTGCTGACGTTATTAGTCACTTCACTCCTTGCTGGTTGTTCAATCTTTGGTGTATATAAGGTTGATATTCCTCAAGGGACTCCTTTGACCAAAGCTCAGGCCTCTCAAGTACAAGTCGGCATGAATTTCCAGCAAGTGCGTTTTTTGCTTGGTAGTCCAACTGTGACTGATCCCCTCAATCCTCAGCGTTGGGACTACATTTACAACTATATCCCGGGAACTTATGCTAAAAAGGCAAAAATCCCCGCAGCACATGGTCAGCATTTAAAAATTTACTTTGATGGCACTGGCACAGTAACTAAAATTGAAGGTTTAGAAACTATTCCAGAATCGCAACCAGGTTTACCTGCTTCTAAAGAAGCGATTTTAACTGCCCCACCACTATAA
- a CDS encoding UvrD-helicase domain-containing protein, producing the protein MSSASQLNNKQEEAMKYTQGPLLVLAGAGSGKTSVITRKIAYLVQHCRIPAHRITAMTFTNKAAREMKERVTKLLSREESKGLSVSTFHTFGLNLLRLELKNLPLKANFSILDADDCKRILMDLMHRDNLSGAESKELIAKAMKKISDWKNDLIVPEQAHSTCETPEDVQFAHLYQLYERNLRAYNAVDFDDLIVMPTRLLQENAEVRDKWQNRVRYLLVDEYQDTNTAQYILVKLLVGVMGQFTAVGDDDQSIYAWRGAKPENMALLKQDFPNLQIIKLEQNYRSTSRILKAANCVIQNNPHIFDKKLWSDKGHGEVIRIITCRNDDDEAERVVKDLLTHKLMNGKNWKDYAVLYRGNFQARVLETQLRQMQIPYKLSGGTSFFARAEIKDVMSYLRLIINPEDDSAFLRIINTPKRAIGPVTLEKLGLFSQENNLSLLGASADQRLSMVLPKKAETQLHEFADFIATFTRELLEDDEPVPKVRQMMNEAGYMDYVREQSATPAQEKSKLDNIENLFNSIQNLINRAEDVDEKNIESVIRKLVLLDLLEQQQEEEDTDKVNLLTLHAAKGLEFPYVYIMGLEEELLPHKNSIAAETIEEERRLMYVGITRARQGLTLTLAEQRKNGGQMKQMTPSRFLDELPQDELEWLGRKKKIAANVDPKEQAQQYLANLKALLKR; encoded by the coding sequence ATGTCATCTGCCAGTCAATTGAACAACAAGCAAGAAGAAGCCATGAAATATACTCAAGGCCCTTTATTGGTGCTTGCTGGTGCTGGTTCAGGCAAAACATCGGTAATTACTCGTAAGATTGCTTATTTGGTGCAGCATTGCCGTATTCCAGCGCATCGTATCACCGCGATGACCTTCACAAACAAAGCTGCCCGTGAAATGAAAGAGCGTGTGACCAAGCTTTTGTCACGTGAAGAATCAAAAGGTTTATCAGTTTCTACTTTCCATACTTTTGGTTTAAATCTTTTACGTTTAGAACTTAAAAATTTACCTTTAAAAGCCAATTTTTCGATTTTAGATGCAGACGACTGTAAACGTATTTTGATGGATCTGATGCATCGTGACAATTTGTCAGGTGCGGAGAGTAAAGAATTAATTGCTAAAGCAATGAAAAAGATTTCAGATTGGAAAAATGATCTGATCGTGCCAGAGCAAGCGCATTCAACATGTGAAACACCTGAAGATGTACAGTTTGCTCATCTTTACCAACTTTATGAACGTAATTTACGTGCTTACAATGCAGTCGATTTTGATGACCTCATTGTTATGCCAACACGTTTACTGCAAGAAAATGCAGAAGTACGTGATAAATGGCAAAACCGTGTTCGCTATTTATTGGTCGATGAATATCAAGATACGAACACCGCCCAGTATATTTTGGTCAAACTTTTAGTTGGTGTAATGGGGCAATTTACAGCGGTAGGTGATGATGACCAGTCAATCTATGCGTGGCGTGGAGCCAAGCCTGAGAATATGGCTTTGCTTAAGCAGGATTTCCCAAATTTACAAATTATTAAGCTTGAACAGAACTATCGTTCAACCAGTCGTATCTTAAAAGCTGCGAACTGCGTTATTCAAAATAACCCACATATTTTTGATAAGAAATTGTGGAGTGATAAAGGGCATGGTGAAGTCATCAGAATTATTACGTGTCGTAATGATGACGATGAAGCAGAGCGCGTGGTCAAAGACTTACTTACTCACAAGCTCATGAACGGTAAAAACTGGAAGGATTATGCAGTTTTATATCGCGGGAACTTTCAGGCGCGTGTATTAGAAACACAGCTTCGCCAAATGCAAATCCCTTATAAACTCTCTGGTGGTACATCGTTCTTCGCTCGCGCAGAAATTAAAGACGTAATGAGCTATTTGCGTCTTATTATTAACCCAGAAGATGACAGTGCTTTCTTGCGTATTATTAATACACCTAAACGCGCAATTGGTCCGGTTACTCTTGAGAAGTTAGGTTTATTCTCACAAGAAAATAATCTGTCTTTACTTGGTGCTTCTGCTGACCAACGTTTAAGCATGGTACTTCCTAAAAAGGCAGAAACTCAACTGCATGAGTTTGCTGACTTTATTGCGACATTTACACGTGAATTGTTGGAAGACGATGAACCCGTGCCTAAAGTTCGTCAAATGATGAATGAAGCTGGCTATATGGATTACGTTCGTGAACAGTCTGCAACACCTGCACAAGAGAAAAGTAAGCTCGATAATATCGAGAATTTATTTAACAGTATTCAAAACCTGATTAACCGTGCAGAAGATGTTGATGAAAAAAATATTGAAAGTGTCATTCGAAAACTGGTTCTGCTTGATCTGTTAGAACAGCAGCAGGAAGAAGAAGATACAGACAAAGTTAACCTTCTTACTTTGCATGCAGCAAAAGGTTTGGAATTCCCATATGTGTACATTATGGGACTCGAAGAAGAACTATTGCCGCATAAGAACTCGATTGCGGCAGAAACCATTGAGGAAGAGCGCCGTCTCATGTACGTGGGAATTACTCGTGCACGCCAAGGTTTAACCTTAACACTGGCGGAACAGCGCAAAAATGGCGGACAGATGAAACAGATGACGCCTAGCCGTTTCCTTGATGAACTTCCGCAAGATGAGCTCGAGTGGTTAGGGCGTAAAAAGAAAATTGCGGCTAATGTTGACCCTAAAGAACAGGCTCAACAATATCTGGCAAATTTAAAAGCTTTATTAAAGCGTTAA
- a CDS encoding bacteriohemerythrin produces the protein MKMKWASEYNTGIDVIDEQHKRILDYINEIDDVKDDEDRRRIKDVLDNIIDYTQSHFTFEESLQEEADYKYRVPHKRVHDLFIKKIELYRERFEMGHTVEKELQEILAKWLINHIQHDDADYVGAVKENMMGIIREKEKKKGKNWFARFFA, from the coding sequence ATGAAAATGAAATGGGCTTCAGAATATAATACGGGTATTGATGTAATTGATGAGCAACATAAACGAATACTTGATTATATTAATGAAATTGATGATGTAAAAGATGATGAAGATAGACGTCGAATTAAAGATGTTTTAGATAATATTATTGATTATACGCAATCACATTTTACTTTCGAAGAAAGTTTACAAGAGGAAGCAGATTATAAATATCGTGTACCACATAAACGGGTACATGACTTGTTTATTAAAAAAATAGAGTTATATCGTGAGCGTTTTGAAATGGGGCATACTGTTGAAAAAGAGCTACAAGAAATTTTAGCAAAATGGTTAATTAACCATATTCAACATGATGATGCTGATTATGTGGGGGCTGTAAAAGAAAATATGATGGGAATTATTAGAGAAAAAGAAAAGAAGAAAGGGAAAAACTGGTTTGCTCGGTTTTTCGCATAA
- a CDS encoding OmpA family protein encodes MRALVISTVVGAAVVLSGCQTTGNNLGGVEYDKAALGTLIGAAAGYGISKSSANSSRQNNRAAAIGAVLGGASGLYLDQKEKKLRQQMAGTGVDVGRNPDGSVQLIMPGSITFDTNKSNIKPNFYATLDKVAQTLAEDNKSAILVTGYTDNTGNDSINIPLSQSRAQSVKNYLAGKGLSSSRIDAQGFGSSNPIADNSTASGREQNRRVEISIYAKQ; translated from the coding sequence ATGCGTGCATTAGTTATTTCAACAGTGGTAGGGGCAGCAGTAGTACTTTCTGGTTGTCAAACAACAGGTAACAACCTTGGTGGCGTTGAATACGATAAAGCCGCATTAGGTACTTTAATTGGCGCAGCAGCTGGTTATGGTATTTCTAAATCAAGTGCAAACTCTAGCCGTCAAAACAACCGTGCTGCAGCAATTGGTGCAGTTCTTGGTGGTGCTAGTGGTTTATACCTTGACCAAAAAGAGAAAAAATTACGTCAACAAATGGCGGGTACTGGTGTAGACGTTGGCCGTAATCCAGATGGTTCTGTTCAATTGATCATGCCTGGTAGCATTACTTTTGATACAAACAAATCAAACATCAAGCCAAACTTCTATGCAACTTTAGACAAAGTAGCTCAAACATTGGCTGAAGATAACAAGAGCGCGATTTTAGTCACTGGTTATACAGATAACACTGGTAATGACTCTATCAACATTCCATTATCTCAATCACGTGCACAATCAGTTAAAAACTATTTAGCTGGTAAAGGCCTTTCATCTAGCCGTATCGACGCGCAAGGTTTTGGTTCATCTAACCCGATCGCAGATAACTCAACTGCATCTGGCCGTGAACAAAACCGTCGTGTAGAAATCAGCATTTATGCTAAACAATAA
- the fur gene encoding ferric iron uptake transcriptional regulator produces MPISNQDLRKAGLKVTLPRIKILELLENSKQHHLSAEDIYKTLLEQGEDVGLATVYRVLTQFEAAGIIQRHHFENNHSVFEIMQEDHHDHLVCHNCNKVIEFTNDVIEKEQHAVADQHGFTLTGHSLNLYGYCNEPECQEVLRKK; encoded by the coding sequence ATGCCTATTTCCAATCAAGATTTGCGCAAAGCTGGACTTAAAGTTACCCTTCCACGAATTAAGATTTTGGAATTATTAGAAAATTCAAAGCAACATCATCTTAGTGCTGAAGATATTTACAAGACTTTGTTAGAACAAGGGGAAGATGTCGGTCTTGCGACAGTTTACCGTGTGTTAACACAATTTGAAGCTGCAGGTATCATTCAGCGTCATCATTTCGAAAATAATCATTCTGTTTTCGAAATTATGCAAGAAGATCATCACGATCATTTGGTTTGCCATAATTGCAACAAAGTTATTGAATTTACTAATGATGTTATCGAGAAGGAACAGCATGCTGTAGCAGACCAACATGGGTTTACCTTAACGGGTCACTCATTAAACCTCTACGGTTACTGTAACGAACCTGAATGTCAGGAAGTTCTGCGCAAGAAATAA
- a CDS encoding acyltransferase, whose product MSTAPNKQSALKKITRGLTVGTVITGSTFFHGPPVLALGLTKLLKKSSKVDETNIQITNSWLSVNNWLIDHVLPNLKWDITIDEGLDLNMQGRYLMTCNHQSWVDTTVNQYFGLTRMPLTRFFTKWELIFIPFVGQAFKILGFPMMKRHSKEQVAKNPELKDRDMMEARKACEQLLSQPFTLLNYLEGTRFTQEKHDQQKSPYKHLLKPKAGGLALALNILGDKIDALVDMTIVYPNGVPGYSDFWLGDVSKIAVNLRKIEIPDWVLGGNYEDDAIYRERFQQWVHEIWTEKDQLIEQMKSQYTSTNI is encoded by the coding sequence ATGTCAACTGCACCCAATAAGCAATCTGCGCTAAAAAAAATTACACGTGGACTCACTGTAGGTACAGTCATTACAGGAAGTACGTTTTTTCATGGTCCACCTGTCCTTGCACTAGGCCTAACTAAGCTTTTAAAAAAATCATCAAAAGTTGATGAAACTAATATTCAAATTACAAATAGCTGGTTAAGCGTAAATAATTGGTTAATTGACCATGTTTTACCAAATCTAAAATGGGATATTACGATTGATGAGGGACTTGACCTCAATATGCAAGGTCGATATCTCATGACATGTAACCATCAAAGTTGGGTCGATACAACGGTGAATCAATATTTTGGTTTAACCCGCATGCCACTCACCCGCTTTTTTACCAAATGGGAACTCATCTTTATTCCTTTCGTTGGACAAGCTTTTAAAATTCTAGGCTTCCCGATGATGAAGCGTCACAGCAAAGAACAGGTCGCAAAGAATCCTGAGCTCAAAGACCGTGACATGATGGAAGCACGTAAAGCCTGTGAGCAACTTTTAAGTCAGCCCTTTACATTATTGAATTATTTAGAAGGTACTCGTTTTACTCAAGAAAAACATGACCAGCAAAAATCGCCATATAAACATTTGCTTAAACCTAAAGCAGGTGGCTTGGCACTTGCCTTGAATATTTTGGGTGACAAAATTGATGCTTTAGTTGATATGACGATTGTCTATCCGAATGGCGTCCCTGGATATAGTGATTTCTGGCTAGGTGATGTTTCAAAAATTGCGGTTAATTTGCGTAAAATTGAAATCCCAGACTGGGTTCTCGGTGGGAACTATGAAGATGATGCAATTTATCGTGAACGTTTCCAACAATGGGTCCATGAAATCTGGACCGAAAAAGATCAACTTATTGAGCAAATGAAATCTCAATATACCTCTACGAATATTTAA
- a CDS encoding GNAT family N-acetyltransferase: protein MLEKLNQYRQTWTLPLNRHKAINQTQFRFEWVDNLKELQDVQRFRAQQFSQQFGIHFEDNLDQDIYDFGCEHAVLREKWTGEIVAYTRLKLFQGHEIAQSYSAHEFDIVPQLSHLPNVLEIGRTCVHPRFRNGKALSTLWMNLAPKVLWSMRAKYLMGCVSIHLQDNLARAYYTHRQIQQLSESKTIDIRSKKIYEPEYPEFSFPQDERMPKLFQMYLSMQSKLSKQAFFDEEFNCLDYFVFLEVNKVATSFVMNKMGQR, encoded by the coding sequence ATGCTGGAAAAACTTAATCAATATCGCCAAACCTGGACTTTACCTTTAAATCGTCATAAAGCAATAAATCAGACACAATTTCGTTTTGAATGGGTTGATAATTTAAAAGAATTACAAGATGTACAGCGATTCCGTGCACAACAATTTAGCCAACAATTTGGAATTCATTTTGAAGATAACTTAGATCAAGACATTTATGATTTTGGTTGTGAGCACGCAGTCCTACGTGAAAAGTGGACTGGAGAAATTGTAGCGTATACCCGTCTAAAATTATTTCAAGGTCATGAGATCGCACAAAGCTACAGCGCACATGAGTTTGATATTGTTCCTCAGTTATCACACCTTCCGAATGTGTTAGAAATAGGGCGTACCTGTGTGCATCCACGCTTTCGTAATGGTAAAGCTCTTTCAACGCTTTGGATGAATCTTGCACCTAAAGTGTTGTGGTCAATGCGTGCTAAATATTTGATGGGCTGTGTCAGTATTCATTTGCAAGATAATTTGGCTAGAGCGTACTACACACATCGCCAGATTCAGCAATTATCTGAAAGCAAAACAATTGATATTCGTTCGAAAAAAATCTATGAACCTGAATATCCTGAGTTTAGCTTTCCACAAGATGAACGTATGCCAAAGTTGTTTCAAATGTATTTGAGCATGCAGTCAAAACTATCGAAACAGGCATTTTTTGATGAAGAATTTAACTGTCTAGATTATTTTGTATTTCTGGAAGTGAATAAAGTGGCGACTTCATTTGTCATGAATAAAATGGGTCAGCGTTAA